A stretch of the Deltaproteobacteria bacterium genome encodes the following:
- a CDS encoding RES domain-containing protein, with the protein MRVWRIALRKFRRFDGEGARQYGGRWNHSGGSAVYTSESLSLAALELFVHFDTDLAPEDLVAIPAEIPDNVKIEHLETAMLPRNWRDFPAPEALKDIGSSWLVRNTTAIMSVPSALIPTECNYLLNPKQKDFRRIRIGTPIPFRFDPRMWK; encoded by the coding sequence GTGCGAGTCTGGCGCATTGCGTTGAGAAAATTTCGCCGCTTCGACGGCGAAGGCGCACGGCAATATGGCGGCCGATGGAATCACTCGGGCGGGTCAGCCGTCTACACCTCTGAGTCATTGTCGCTCGCCGCATTGGAACTATTTGTTCACTTCGACACCGATCTTGCCCCCGAAGATTTGGTCGCCATACCCGCTGAAATTCCAGACAACGTGAAGATCGAACATCTCGAGACTGCGATGTTGCCGAGAAACTGGCGGGACTTCCCCGCTCCCGAAGCGCTCAAGGATATTGGCTCATCCTGGTTAGTCAGGAACACCACTGCGATCATGTCCGTCCCGTCCGCGCTAATCCCAACGGAGTGCAATTATCTGCTGAACCCAAAACAGAAAGACTTTAGACGCATTCGAATCGGTACACCGATCCCGTTTCGTTTCGACCCGAGGATGTGGAAATAA
- a CDS encoding S9 family peptidase, producing MNRIISPYGSWKSPISADIVAGGEIGLEQIRINLNRGDDIYWIERRSQEGGRKVIVRRSADGNITDVTPTGFNARNRVHEYGGADYAISNDAIVFSNFADQRLYRQTLAGEPQPLTKQGNYRYADGQIDRPRNLFYCVREDHSAPGEAVNAIARVDLNGDNSGEIVVSGNHFYSSPRLNPDGSQLAWLTWNHPNMPWDGTELWLGKLGDNGAVIEQIKIAGGVDESIYQPAWSPDGVLHFASDRTGWWNLYRWRENQIEALCPMAAEFGQPQWTFGGSLYGFASDKQIICSYTKNGNDYLATLDIETKNLRDIELPYSAISQVRVTGNRVVFIGASATETSAVVALDLSTKRFEVLRRSRDTAVEDGYLSEARAIEFPTEQGLTAHGYFYPPRNRDYAAPANEKPPLLVLSHGGPTSSSSGSLKYSIQYWTSRGVAVLDVNYGGSSGYGRAYRERLNGQWGIVDVDDCANGARYLAERGEVDANRLAIRGGSAGGYTTLCALTFRDIFKAGASHYGISDLEALAKDTHKFESRYLDRLIGPYPERRDLYVERSPIHFTDQLNCPMIIFQGLEDKVVPPNQAEKMVEAVRTKKLQVAYLTFEGEQHGFRKAENIKRVLEAELYFYSKVFGFELAVPVEPVEIENL from the coding sequence ATGAATCGAATCATTTCCCCCTATGGCTCCTGGAAGTCGCCGATCAGCGCCGACATCGTCGCCGGCGGCGAAATCGGTCTGGAGCAAATCCGCATCAATCTCAACAGGGGCGACGACATCTATTGGATCGAACGCCGCTCTCAAGAAGGCGGCAGAAAAGTCATCGTCCGCCGTTCTGCAGACGGCAACATAACGGATGTGACGCCAACCGGATTCAACGCCCGTAACCGCGTGCACGAGTACGGCGGCGCCGACTATGCAATTTCGAATGACGCCATCGTCTTCTCAAACTTCGCCGATCAGCGGCTGTATCGGCAAACCCTGGCTGGAGAACCGCAGCCGTTAACGAAGCAAGGCAACTATCGTTACGCCGACGGCCAGATCGACCGGCCCAGAAATTTATTTTACTGCGTGCGCGAAGATCATTCCGCTCCGGGCGAAGCCGTCAACGCGATCGCACGCGTCGACCTTAACGGCGACAACTCTGGCGAGATCGTCGTTTCGGGAAATCATTTCTATTCTTCGCCGCGTCTGAACCCCGACGGCTCACAACTCGCTTGGCTGACTTGGAATCATCCTAATATGCCGTGGGACGGCACCGAGCTTTGGCTCGGCAAACTAGGCGACAACGGCGCAGTGATTGAGCAAATAAAGATCGCCGGCGGCGTTGATGAATCGATCTACCAGCCCGCATGGTCGCCTGACGGCGTGCTCCACTTCGCTTCCGATCGTACCGGCTGGTGGAATCTCTATCGGTGGCGTGAAAATCAAATTGAAGCGCTGTGCCCGATGGCCGCCGAGTTCGGCCAACCGCAATGGACATTCGGCGGCTCGCTTTACGGCTTCGCATCCGACAAACAAATTATTTGTAGCTACACGAAGAACGGCAACGATTATCTCGCCACGCTCGACATAGAAACGAAAAACTTGCGCGACATCGAACTTCCCTATTCAGCCATTTCACAAGTCCGCGTCACTGGAAACCGCGTCGTCTTCATCGGCGCGTCCGCAACCGAGACAAGCGCGGTTGTCGCCTTGGATCTTTCGACGAAACGATTCGAAGTGTTGCGCAGGTCGCGCGACACCGCCGTCGAAGACGGTTATCTCTCCGAAGCGCGGGCGATCGAATTCCCAACCGAACAAGGTTTAACCGCGCACGGATATTTTTATCCGCCGCGGAATCGCGACTACGCCGCGCCGGCAAACGAAAAGCCGCCGCTATTGGTGCTGAGCCACGGTGGACCGACCTCGTCGAGTTCCGGCTCATTGAAATACTCGATTCAATATTGGACCAGCAGAGGCGTCGCAGTGCTGGATGTCAACTACGGCGGCAGCTCCGGCTACGGCCGCGCCTATCGCGAAAGATTGAACGGCCAGTGGGGTATCGTCGACGTCGACGACTGCGCCAACGGCGCGCGCTATCTCGCGGAGCGAGGCGAAGTCGACGCTAATCGCTTGGCGATACGCGGCGGTAGCGCCGGCGGCTACACGACGCTGTGCGCGCTGACATTTCGCGATATATTCAAAGCCGGCGCCAGCCACTACGGCATCAGCGATCTCGAAGCGCTCGCCAAAGACACCCACAAGTTCGAGTCGCGCTATCTCGACCGTCTGATCGGTCCGTATCCCGAACGCCGCGATCTCTACGTCGAACGTTCGCCGATCCATTTCACCGACCAATTAAATTGCCCGATGATCATCTTCCAAGGCCTAGAAGACAAAGTTGTCCCACCCAATCAAGCTGAGAAAATGGTCGAGGCCGTGCGGACGAAAAAACTTCAGGTAGCCTATCTGACTTTTGAAGGCGAGCAACACGGCTTTCGCAAAGCCGAAAACATCAAGCGCGTGCTCGAAGCGGAGCTGTATTTCTACTCGAAGGTGTTCGGATTCGAGCTGGCCGTGCCGGTGGAGCCGGTTGAGATCGAGAATCTG